One Synechococcus sp. PROS-9-1 DNA window includes the following coding sequences:
- the gndA gene encoding NADP-dependent phosphogluconate dehydrogenase, giving the protein MSKSHFGLIGLGVMGENLVLNAESNGFSSVVYNRTYSKTEDFLKGLGAGKNIQGATDLQDFVNKLERPRRILMMVKAGGPVDAVIEQISPFLDEGDLLIDGGNSEYHDTERRVAELESKSFGFIGMGVSGGAKGALEGPSMMPGGTKASYDAIESLVTKMAAQVEDGPCVTYIGPGGSGHFVKTVHNGIEYGIEQILAEGYDLMKRVGGMNGTQMADVFAHWNSTEELASYLVEITEVCLRTKDPEDGSDLIEKIQDKAGQKGTGLWTVVSALQMGASVPTIYAALNGRVMSSMKDQRVKAETILKGPAVKSFDLGTPADGMAPLMDAMVLACMASYAQGMELMRIASAEHDYNLNMPSIAQIWKGGCIIRARLLKRIQDAFTTDPQLSNLLIDPWFANQVNTRLPGLAKVVAGAAEAGIPVPCLSNTLDYINSYRTARLPQNAVQAMRDCFGSHTYERVDKEGSFHTEWLD; this is encoded by the coding sequence ATGTCCAAGTCTCACTTTGGTCTTATCGGTCTAGGCGTGATGGGCGAAAACCTTGTTCTCAATGCTGAGAGCAACGGTTTTTCGAGTGTTGTTTACAACCGCACTTATTCAAAGACGGAAGACTTTCTGAAAGGTCTAGGCGCCGGTAAAAACATTCAAGGTGCCACCGACCTTCAGGATTTTGTCAACAAATTGGAAAGACCTCGCCGCATCTTGATGATGGTGAAAGCGGGGGGTCCTGTTGATGCGGTAATCGAACAGATCTCTCCTTTTTTAGATGAAGGAGATCTCTTAATTGATGGTGGCAACTCGGAATATCACGACACGGAGCGTCGAGTTGCCGAGTTGGAAAGCAAGAGCTTCGGGTTTATTGGCATGGGCGTCTCTGGCGGCGCCAAAGGTGCTCTTGAAGGTCCGAGCATGATGCCCGGAGGCACCAAAGCCTCTTACGACGCCATTGAGAGCCTCGTCACCAAAATGGCGGCCCAAGTCGAAGACGGTCCTTGTGTCACCTACATCGGCCCAGGAGGATCAGGGCACTTTGTCAAAACAGTGCACAACGGCATTGAGTACGGCATCGAGCAAATCCTTGCTGAGGGCTATGACCTCATGAAGAGGGTTGGGGGCATGAATGGCACTCAGATGGCCGACGTCTTTGCCCACTGGAACAGCACAGAGGAGCTCGCCTCCTACCTGGTTGAGATCACAGAGGTCTGCTTGCGCACCAAAGATCCCGAAGATGGGAGCGATCTGATCGAAAAGATTCAGGACAAAGCTGGCCAAAAAGGCACGGGTTTGTGGACTGTGGTGAGTGCCCTGCAGATGGGTGCGTCTGTGCCAACCATTTACGCCGCTCTTAATGGCCGCGTGATGAGTTCGATGAAAGATCAGCGCGTCAAAGCGGAAACCATCCTTAAAGGGCCCGCGGTGAAGTCGTTTGATTTGGGTACCCCTGCCGATGGAATGGCACCCCTCATGGATGCGATGGTGCTCGCCTGCATGGCCAGCTACGCGCAAGGGATGGAGCTTATGCGGATCGCATCCGCAGAACATGATTACAACTTGAATATGCCCTCCATCGCTCAGATCTGGAAGGGCGGCTGCATCATTCGCGCGCGACTGCTCAAGCGGATTCAGGATGCGTTCACGACCGATCCGCAGCTGAGCAATCTGCTCATTGATCCTTGGTTTGCCAATCAGGTCAACACCCGACTCCCTGGCTTAGCCAAAGTTGTTGCAGGAGCAGCGGAAGCCGGAATTCCTGTGCCCTGCCTGAGCAACACTCTCGACTACATCAACAGCTACCGCACAGCTCGTCTGCCTCAAAATGCAGTTCAAGCCATGCGCGACTGCTTTGGCTCACACACCTATGAACGCGTTGATAAGGAAGGCAGTTTTCACACCGAGTGGCTGGATTGA
- a CDS encoding CIA30 family protein — protein sequence MTTSRVSFDSWATLNDTIMGGRSRAGCCLTPEGLLLEGEVVADGGGFVSCRSPLLRPPLDLSAFSGLRLAIEAEGRTLKFAVASSDGLMGLTEMIPGGLRWVMPVPTKLEGTTVAEIAFKDLQPVVRAKPVGLPLRFDASAITRLQVLHSRFDEAGSTNPGFRAGAIRILIHSIEAYK from the coding sequence ATGACCACCTCCCGTGTCTCATTCGATTCCTGGGCCACGCTCAACGACACGATCATGGGTGGAAGAAGCAGAGCTGGCTGCTGCCTCACTCCTGAAGGTCTATTGCTGGAGGGTGAGGTGGTCGCAGATGGGGGAGGTTTTGTGAGCTGCCGTTCCCCCTTGTTAAGACCGCCTCTCGATCTTTCGGCTTTCAGCGGATTGCGCTTAGCGATCGAAGCAGAAGGGCGAACCTTGAAATTTGCAGTGGCCAGCTCTGATGGATTGATGGGACTCACGGAGATGATTCCAGGCGGACTGCGCTGGGTCATGCCCGTTCCCACCAAGCTGGAAGGAACCACCGTTGCAGAGATTGCCTTCAAAGATCTTCAGCCCGTGGTACGTGCCAAACCGGTAGGACTGCCTTTGCGCTTTGATGCGTCCGCGATCACACGCTTACAAGTTCTCCATTCGCGGTTTGATGAGGCGGGATCCACGAATCCAGGCTTCCGTGCGGGTGCGATCCGCATCCTCATTCATTCGATCGAAGCCTACAAATGA
- the pgl gene encoding 6-phosphogluconolactonase → MTTYRIERARDPQDLALRAAEYIANAIQLALDQRDRAQIALSGGTTPSKAYQRLGQQHLPWNRVDVFLGDERWVSADDESSNAGMLRSTLLQAGEPGAAACFHPVPTVELPSPEASADAFAQLIANSCSGEPPIFDMMVLGLGDDGHTASLFPGTDAPEVRDRWTTIGRGKGLERITLTAPVLSASRTVMFLVSGANKREALRRLLDPTESSQRTPAKLAQPEAEIIVLADEAASEGL, encoded by the coding sequence ATGACCACCTATCGCATCGAAAGGGCCCGAGATCCCCAGGATCTAGCGCTGCGGGCCGCTGAATACATCGCCAACGCGATACAACTGGCGCTCGATCAACGCGATCGTGCTCAGATTGCTCTATCGGGAGGCACCACTCCCTCCAAGGCTTATCAGCGGTTAGGCCAACAACATTTGCCCTGGAATCGAGTGGATGTTTTTCTTGGCGACGAACGCTGGGTGTCTGCTGATGACGAGTCCAGCAATGCCGGCATGCTCCGCTCCACGTTGCTCCAAGCCGGTGAGCCTGGTGCAGCGGCCTGCTTTCATCCTGTTCCAACCGTTGAGCTGCCCTCACCAGAAGCCAGCGCCGACGCTTTCGCACAGCTGATTGCCAACAGCTGCAGTGGAGAACCACCCATCTTCGACATGATGGTGTTGGGTCTTGGTGATGACGGTCACACCGCCTCACTCTTCCCCGGCACTGACGCTCCTGAAGTTCGTGATCGCTGGACCACGATTGGACGGGGGAAGGGGTTGGAGCGCATCACACTGACAGCACCGGTGCTCAGCGCTTCTCGAACAGTGATGTTCCTCGTCAGTGGTGCCAATAAAAGGGAAGCCCTGCGACGCCTGCTCGATCCAACTGAGTCCTCACAACGAACTCCCGCAAAATTGGCCCAACCAGAGGCTGAAATTATTGTGCTGGCCGACGAAGCTGCCAGCGAAGGGCTTTAA